In bacterium, one genomic interval encodes:
- a CDS encoding cyclase family protein, whose product MFRIFILLLFFCASLSAAELKAKKILDLTYSFNEQTIYWPTSKSFQHEKTSWGKTEAGYFYSSANISGSEHGGTHLDAPIHFAEKGWTSDQVPIERFVGPAVVIDISTKCAGNADYTLTVKDIQEWEKKNGNIPADSILLLRTGWGKFWPDKKKYLGDDKPGYASNLHFPAFSKEAAEFLAKQRKIKGAGLDTASLDPGTSKDFIVHQIFNGANIYGLENVANLDQVPVKGAFLIALPMKIENGTGGPVRIIALVD is encoded by the coding sequence ATGTTTCGAATCTTCATACTACTTCTCTTTTTCTGTGCTTCTCTTTCCGCGGCGGAACTGAAAGCAAAAAAGATTCTCGATCTGACCTATTCATTCAATGAGCAGACCATTTACTGGCCCACTTCAAAATCCTTTCAACATGAAAAAACGTCATGGGGCAAAACAGAAGCAGGTTATTTCTACAGCAGCGCGAACATTTCCGGATCCGAACATGGCGGCACCCACCTGGATGCGCCGATTCATTTTGCTGAAAAAGGATGGACAAGCGATCAGGTTCCGATCGAACGTTTTGTGGGACCCGCGGTCGTAATCGACATCTCTACAAAATGTGCCGGCAATGCGGACTACACACTTACTGTAAAAGATATTCAAGAATGGGAAAAGAAAAACGGAAATATTCCTGCTGATTCAATTTTGCTTCTGCGGACCGGCTGGGGCAAATTTTGGCCGGACAAAAAGAAGTATCTGGGAGATGACAAGCCGGGCTATGCGAGCAATCTTCATTTTCCAGCTTTTTCCAAAGAAGCAGCTGAGTTTTTGGCAAAACAACGCAAGATAAAGGGAGCCGGACTCGACACAGCCAGTCTGGATCCCGGTACTTCCAAGGACTTCATTGTTCATCAGATTTTTAACGGCGCTAATATTTACGGTCTGGAGAACGTCGCAAATCTGGATCAAGTACCGGTAAAAGGCGCATTTCTGATCGCACTCCCCATGAAAATCGAAAACGGAACCGGCGGTCCGGTGAGGATCATAGCCCTCGTAGATTAA